From Pantoea vagans:
ACGCGCTGGCTACCTCGCTCGGTGCGAAGGTGGAGTGGGTACAGACCAGCTGGAAAACCCTGATGCCTGACTTTCTGGCAAAGCAGTGTGATATCGCCGTTGGCGGCGTCTCCGTCACGCTGAAGCGCCAGCAGACCGCCTGGTTCGCGCAGCCGCTGGACGTGGATGGCAAAATCCCGCTGGTGCGCTGCAGCGATAAAGAGCGCTTCCAGACCATTGAACAGCTCAACCGGCCTGACGTGCGGCTGATCGAACCGGCTGGCGGCACCAACGAAGCCTTTGTGCACAGCCATCTGCCAGAAGCCTCGCTGACGCTGTTCCACGATAACGTCACCATCTTCCAGCAGCTGGTCGACAACAAGGCAGATGTGATGATCACCGATGCCTCTGAAGCGCGTTTTCAGCAGCAGCATTACCCGACGCTGTGCGCGATCAATCCTGATAAACCGCTGCAGTATGGCGAGAAGGCTTACATGATCCCGCGTGACGACATCAGCTGGAAGCTCTATGTCGATCAGTGGGTGCATCTCAGCACCGCCACCGGTGAATATCGTGATATTGCCCGTCAGTGGATAGGGGCAAAGCCCTGATTCACTTCCGCAGAGAGGTCAGGCACTTGCCGGTCTGAATCCGGCGTGCCTCCGGCACATGAAATTGCGCGGCGGGACGCCTCTTGTCCCGCGCTTCCCCTGTGACTAACACCAGGGAATAAGGTACTATCCTCGCCAAACCACCGCCGGGTGTCCCGCCGTTGTGGGCCACGATGTGAGGATGAGAAATTAATGAGTGAACTGACTCAGGATGGTGCAGAGCGTCTTGCCCTGCACACATTCACCGAGAATGCGTACTTAAACTATTCGATGTACGTCATCATGGACCGCGCACTGCCTTACATTGGCGACGGATTAAAGCCGGTTCAGCGACGTATCGTTTACGCCATGTCCGAGCTGGGCCTGAGCGCCAGCGCAAAATTCAAAAAATCGGCACGTACCGTGGGTGACGTGCTGGGTAAATACCATCCGCACGGCGACAGCGCCTGCTATGAAGCGATGGTGCTGATGGCGCAGCCGTTCTCCTACCGTTATCCGCTGGTCGACGGCCAGGGTAACTGGGGCGCGCCGGATGATCCCAAGTCGTTCGCGGCGATGCGTTACACCGAATCCCGTCTGTCAAAATATGCCGAGCTGCTGCTGGGCGAGCTGGGTCAGGGCACGGTCGACTATCAGCCGAACTTTGATGGCACGCTGCAGGAGCCGAAGATGTTACCGGCGCGCCTGCCCAATATTCTGCTGAACGGCACCACCGGTATCGCCGTGGGCATGGCGACCGATATTCCGCCACACAACCTGCGCGAAGTAGCTCAGGCGGCGATCGCACTGATCGACGCGCCGAAAACCACGCTGGACCAGCTGCTGGATATTGTTCAGGGACCTGATTATCCGACCGAGGCGGAAATCATTACGCCGCGTGACGAAATCCGTAAAATTTATCAGACCGGGCGCGGCTCCATCCGCCAGCGTGCGGTATGGAAGAAAGAAGAGGGCGAGGTGGTTATCACCGCGCTGCCGCATCAGGTATCAGGCGCGCGCGTACTGGAGCAGATTGCTAACCAGATGCGCAATAAAAAGCTGCCGATGGTGGAGGATCTGCGTGATGAATCAGATCACGAGAACCCGACCCGTCTGGTGATCGTGCCGCGCTCTAACCGCGTCGATCTCGATCAGGTGATGAACCATCTGTTCGCCACCACCGATCTGGAGAAGAGTTACCGCGTTAACCTCAATATGATCGGTCTGGATAACCGCCCTGCGGTGAAAAACCTGCACGAGATCCTGACAGAATGGCTGGTGTTCCGCCGCGACACGGTCAAACGTCGTCTGAACTACCGACTGGATCGCGTGCTGCGCCGCCTGCATATTCTGGAAGGTTTGCTGGTCGCATTCCTGAACATTGATGAAGTGATCGAGATCATCCGTACTGAGGATGAGCCGAAGCCGGTCCTGATGTCGCGTTTTGGCATCAGTGAAACGCAGGCCGAATCGATCCTCGAACTGAAGTTGCGCCACCTGGCAAAACTGGAAGAGATGAAGATCCGTGGCGAGCAGGCGGATCTGGAAAAAGAGCGCGATCAGCTGCAGGCGACGCTGGCGTCTGAACGCAAGATGAACACCCTGCTGAAAAAAGAGTTACAGGCTGACAGCGCCAGCTACGGCGACGATCGTCGTTCGCCGCTGTGTGAGCGTGAAGAAGCCAAAGCCCTGAGCGAAACCGAGCTGGTGCCGTCTGAACCGGTCACCATTGTGCTGTCGCAGATGGGCTGGGTGCGCAGCGCCAAAGGCCACGATATCGATCCCGCCGGACTGAGCTATAAAGCGGGCGACAGCTATCTGGCTGCCGCACGCGGCAAGAGCAATCAGCCGGTGGCCTTTATCGACTCCACCGGCCGCAGCTATACGCTGGATCCGACATCGCTGCCTTCCGCGCGCGGACAGGGCGAGCCGCTGACCGGCAAGCTGACGCCACCGCCGGGTGCGGTGGTTGAACAGGTGCTGATGGAGCCGGATGACCAGCGTCTGCTGATGGCGTCTGATGCGGGCTACGGCTTTATCTGTACCTTCAGCGACCTGATATCGCGCAACCGCGCCGGTAAAGCGCTGCTGACGCTGCCGGACAATGCCCGCGTGATGACGCCAATGGCGGTGCATCATGAAGATGACATGCTGCTGGCGATTACCCAGGCGGGACGCATGCTGATGTTCCCGGTTGGCGAACTGCCGCAGATGTCGAAAGGCAAGGGCAACAAAATCATCTCCATTCCGTCAGCAGAAGCCGCTGCGGGTCAGGACAAACTGGCCTGGCTGATGATCCTGCCGCCGGGCAGCGCGATCACACTGCACGTGGGCAAGCGTAAAATGCTGCTGCGCAGTGAAGAGCTGCAGAAATTCCGCGCCGATCGCGGACGTCGCGGCACGCTGTTACCGCGCGGCCTGCAAAAAATTGATCGTGTTGAACTGGATACGCCTGCGCGTCCGGCGAGCCCGGATAGCGAAGCGTAAACTACCCGGCTGACCCTGCGTCAGCCGTGGCTCAATGAGGGAACTATGTTACTGATTCTGCGTGCCATTATCGTCGTCATTTATTCGATCCTGATCTGTATCTTTGGCTGTATCTGGTGTCTTTTTTCACCACGCGATCCGCGCCACGTCGCCACTTTTGGCCATCTGTTCGGCAAATTGTCGACGGTATTTGGTCTTAAAGTTGATCTGCGCAGACCGGAAGGCGCGGAGAATTATGGCAATGCGATCTATATCGCCAACCATCAGAACAACTACGACATGGTCACCGCGGCCAAAATGGTGCAGCCCTATACGGTCACCGTGGGCAAGAAGAGCCTGCTGTGGGTGCCGTTTTTTGGCCTGCTCTACTGGCTGACCGGCAACCTGCTGATTGACCGCGATGACCGGGCGAAAGCGCGCGGCACCATCGGTGAGCTGGTGGATCAGTTTAACCGCAAGCGCATCTCTATCTGGATGTTCCCGGAAGGAACGCGCAGCCGTGGCCGTGGCCTGCTGCCGTTTAAAACCGGTGCCTTCCACGCTGCCGTGGCGGCGGGCGTGCCGATCATTCCGATTGTGGTCTCCAATACCCATGGCAAGATCGATCTCAATCGCTGGAACAACGGTCTGGTCATTGTTGAGATGCTGCCGCCGGTTGATGTAAAAGCATTCGAGTCTTCGTCGGTGCGTAAGCTGGCGACTCACTGTCGCGAACTGATGGCGGCGAAGCTGGAAGAGCTCAATGCCGAAGTCGCAGAACGCGAAAAAAACGGAAAAATCTGACCGGCGATTCATTCGCCGAACTATCCTGCATGGATGCCGCGCGGCGAGCCTTTTCCGGCTCGTCGTGAACGCAGCACAGCAAAAACAGATCAATAAAAACAGGGCCGGCGCTTAGCGCCACGCGTAAAGGGTCAGAAGTTTTATGTCTTTCAGCAGACGTCAGTTCATCCAGCTTTCTGCCGGAGCGGCGCTTAGCGCCAGTTTACTCCCTCATGCGGCACATGCCGCTTCTTCAGCCAATGGCGATACGCCACTTCCGGTTCCGCCGTTGCTGGAATCCCGTCGCGGCCAGCCGCTGTTTCTGACGATGCAGCGCAGCCACTGGTCATTTAATGGCGACAATAACAAAGTGCCGGTGTGGGGCATTAATGGCCTCTACCTCGGCCCGACCGTCCGGGTTTACAGCGGTGACGACGTTAAGCTGATCTACAGCAACCGGCTGAATGAGTCCGTCTCCATGACCGTCAGCGGTTTGCAGCTGCCGGGTGCGTTAATGGGTGGCGCGCCACGTATGATGTCGGCCGGTGTCGACTGGGCGCCGGTGCTGCCGATTCGTCAGGCGGCCTCAACCTGCTGGTATCACGCCAATACCCCAAACCGCATGGCGCCGCATATCTATAACGGTCTGGCGGGCATGTGGCTGGTGGAAGATGACATCGGCAAACAGCTGCCGCTGCCGAAGCATTACGGCGTCGATGACTTCCCCATCATCATTCAGGACAAGCGGCTCGATAACTTTGCCACGCCGGTCTATGACCCGCCGCAGGATGGTGGTTTCCTGGGTGATACGCTGCTGGTGAATGGGGTACGCAATCCTTATGTTGAGGTGTCACGCGGCTGGGTGCGCCTGCGTCTGCTGAACGCCTCGAATGCGCGACGCTATGAGATGGTGCTCAGCGACAATCGTCCGTTTATGGTGATTGCCAGCGATCAGGGCTATCTGCCTGCGCCGGTGGCGGTGCAGCGTCTGTCACTGGCGCCGGGCGAACGTCGTGAAGTGCTGGTGGATATGTCGCAGGGTGACGAAGTGTCGATTACGGCGGGAACAGCGGCAGGCATTATGGATCGGCTGCGCGGTTTCTTTGAGCCATCTTCTATTCTGACCTCCACCCTGATCCTGACGCTGCGCCCAACCGGCTTACTGCCGCTGGTGACGGATAATCTGCCGATGCGGCTGCTGGCCGACCAGATTCTGGATGGCGTGGCGGTGCGCACCCGCGAATTCCGCATCGGTGACAGTATGCCGGGCATCAACGGCGCGCTCTGGGATATGAACCGCATTGACACCACTGCGCAGCAGGGCACCTTTGAGCGCTGGATCCTGCACGCCGATCGGCCGCAGTCGCTGCATATTCAGGGCGTGATGTTCCTGATTAAAAGTGTGAATGGCGCTCAGCCGATGGGCGAAGATCGTGGCTGGAAAGATACGGTGTGGGTTGATGGCAGCGTGGAACTGATGGTTACCTTCCCGCAGAGTTCGTCCGATCACTTTCCGTTCGTCTATTACAGTCAGACGCTGGAACTGGCCGATCGCGGTACGGCCGGTCAGCTAGTGGTGCAGCCCACGGCATAACAACGTGGTCAGGCGGGAAGAACCCGCCTGACCACGTTAAGCCTTCTCTGTCCGTCAACAGCAGGGCAGAGTGGTTAAGGTCACCTTCACGTCAGTTAAAGGTTTCCGGGTCCGGTCCCAGACGATTGCCGCTGTCCAGTTTCGCAATATCACTCACTTCATGCTTATCCAGACGGAAGTCGAACACCTTGAAGTTCTCTTCGATACGCGCTGGCGTCACCGACTTCGGAATCACCACCAGACCGCTATCCAGATGCCAGCGGATCACAATCTGCGCCGGTGTCTTGCCATATTTCTTCGCCAGCGACTTGATGATCTCCTGATCGAAGACCCCTTTACCGCCCTGCGCCAGCGGACTCCAGGATTCGGTCTGGATCTGGTGCAGCGCGTTCCACGCATGCAGCGTGCGCTGTTGTAGCATCGGGTGCAGTTCAATCTGGTTCACGACCGGCGTCACACCGGTTTCATCCAGCAGACGCTTCAGGTGCGCTTCATGGAAGTTACAGACGCCGATGCTTTTGGTCAGCCCCTGCTGCTGCAGTTCGATCATCTTCTTCCAGGCATCAACGTAATGGTCTTTTTCCGGGCACGGCCAGTGCATCAGATAGAGATCGACCTGATCCAGTTTGAGTTTTTCCAGGCTGGTTTCCATCGCCTGCTGAACGTTCTGCTGATCGTCGTTCCACAGTTTGGTGGTCACGAAAATTTCTTCGCGCGGTACGTCGGTTTCCTGCAGAGCCTGGCCAATCGCCTCTTCATTCTTATAGGCGGCGGCGGTATCGATTGAGCGATAGCCGACCTCAAGCGCTTTCAGCACCGCATGACGCGCATCTTCGATGCTGGCCTGCCACACACCGAGTCCGAGTTGCGGCATCATATTGCCATCGCGCAGTTTGATAATGGGTTGGTCTGCCATAGTTGCTCCTTTCCGTTGCGGTTAACCCGTGAGAATTCACTGTGCTTAAGTCTAGCCAACAATTTTCAGCCTGCTCAGCGCCAGCAACAACAGCGGGTCTGCTCTTCTGCCCGATCCGGTAAATTTCTTGCCTGATTCTCCAGGCTGCTGGCGGTTCAGGCATTAGCACGGCACACTGGCTTTTTGCCCGAAAAGGAGTTGCTATGGCGCACGATGCACTGTGTCACCGGCTGGCACAGCAGGTAGTCACCTTAATGACCCATGGTCGCGACCGTCTTTGCCCGGTCGAAAATGTGTCGCTGATTTATGCCAGTCAATATCGTCCCCGTACGCCGATGATGTATCAGCCCGGCATTGTCATCCTGTTTCAGGGCAGCAAAACCGGCTATCTCGGCAGCACCGTGTTTCAGTATGACGCCAGCAAATACCTGATGCTGACCGTGCCGCTGCCGGTGGAGTGCGAAACCTGGGCCTCGCCGGAGATCCCGATTGCCGGGCTGTGTCTCAGGGTTGATACCGCCAGCCTGCAGGATCTGCTGATTGAAATTGGCGACGACGATCAGTTTCAGCCGCAGCCGCAGACTTCGGGTATTCACTCGGCCTGGCTGACGGAACCGATGCTGTGCGCCGCGGAGCGACTGCTGGATGTGATGACCCAGCCGCGCGATGCGCGCGTGCTGGGGCCGCATATCGTGCGGGAGATTATCTACTATGTGCTGACTGGCCCGATTGGCGGCGCGCTGCTTTCGCTGATGAGCCGACAGACGCAGTTCAGCCTCATCGCGCGCGCCCTGCGACGGATTGAGAATCACTATGCGGAAAACCTCAGCGTCGATGCGCTGGCCGCGGAAGTGAACATGAGCGTCTCAGCCTTTCACCATAACTTCAAAACGGTGACGCAGACCTCGCCGTTACAGTATCTCAAGCGCTATCGCCTGCATCAGGCGCGGCTGCTGATGCTGCACGATGGACTCAAGGCGAGTGCGGCGGCGGTGCGGGTGGGCTATGAAAGCCCTTCGCAATTTTCGCGGGAGTTTAAACGCTATTTCGGCGTGACGCCGGGGGAAGAGGTGAGTCGTGTCAGGCAGACGGTAGCGGATCCGTCCGTCTGAGGGGCGGCGGATCCGAAAGCCAGACGCGCGTCAGGCGCGTTTCTGGCGACGCTTTTTCCAGATCACCACAATGCTGCCGGACAGGCCGAGCACCAGCAGCACCATCGGCAGTATCATCAGAATCGCCATCACCTGATCTTCATGACGCTTGATAAACGGCACCTGGCTGATGCCATAGCCAAAGGCAACCACAATGCCGACCCACAGCACGCCGCTGAGCCAGTTAAACAGCTGAAAGCGGCCATTCTGCAGGCCTGCAATGCCCGCCATGGTCGGCAGGATAGTGCGGATAAAGGCAAGAAAACGGCCGACCAGCAGCGCCATCAGGCCGTGACGGTTAAACATATTCCAGGCGCGCTGGTGATACTGTGCCGGCAGATGCATCAGCCAGCTCTTCACAAGCCGGGTATTCCCCAGCCAGCGGCCCTGCAGATAGCTCAGCCAGCAGCCGAGGCTGGCGGCCGTCGTGAGGATCACCATCGTCGGCACAAAATCCATCACCCCTTTAGCCACCATCGCGCCTGCCAGCAGCAGCAGACTGTCGCCCGGCAGGAAAGAGGCGGGCAGCAGACCATTTTCCAGAAACAGCGTCAGAAACATCACGCCGTACACCACCCACACCACATCCGGATTTGCCAGCGCGGCAAAATCCTGATGCCAGAGCGCCTGGACAATCTCGTGTAAAACACCCATTAGCGATTCCATCACGTCACAAGGAACAATCCGTCTGCGTTCAGGCAGCACGGCAATCTCACCGGTAAGCTGAACGATGCGGGATAAATTTTAACAACAAATGAGCCGGGGCCCGGCAAACTCTCCGGGCCGCCGCTACGTGGTTTATCTTCTGTTTACTTTCTGTTTATCTGACTTAGCGCGTCAGGCGCGCAAAACCGGCCTCCAGGTCAGTCAGCAGATCATCAACGTGCTCCAGACCAATGTGCAGCCGCACCAGCGTGCCGGTGAAATCCACACCGCCCGCCGGACGAATCTCAGCCAGCTCTTCCGGCTGATTCGCCAGGATTAGCGATTCATAGCCGCCCCAGGAGTAAGCCATGCTGAAATGATGGAAGTGATCGAGATATTCCGCCAGTTGGGGCGCGTCTAATTTTTCCTGCAGGATGAACGAGAACAGGCCGCTGCTGCCGTTAAAATCGCGCTGCCAGAATGCATGACCTTTGCTTTGCGCCAGTGCCGGATGATTGACCCGTGCCACTTCCGGGCGCGCCGCCAGCCACTCAGCCACCTGAATCGCGCTCTCTTCATGCTGACGCAGACGGGTGCCCAGCGTGCGCAGACCGCGGCTCGCCATGTAGGCGGTATCGGCATCCACCATCTGGCCCATCAGATAAGAGTTCTCACGCAGCTGGTCGATACAGCATGCATTGGCGACTGCCGTGCCGATCATTGCATCGCTGTGACCAATCAGATATTTGGTACCAGCCTGAATCGAGATGTCGATGCCGTGCGCCAGCGCGTTAAACAGAATACCGGCCGCCCAGGTGTTGTCGATCATGATGATCGCCTCGGGCGCTTTAGCGCGTACCGCTGCCACAATCGCCGGAATATCCTGAACTTCCATCGTGATTGAAGCGGGCGACTCCAGGAAGACAACACGGGTGTTGGGTTGCACCAGCTCACCGATTTCACTGCCGATGCAGTGATCGAACCAGCCGGTGGAAACCTGCAGCTTAGCGAGAATTTTAGTACAGAAATCCTGCGTCGGTTCATAGACCGCACCGCTCATCAGTACGTGGTCGCCCGCCTCGACAAACGCCAGAATCGCGTTCGCCACGGCAGCCGCGCCGCAGGGGTAGAGCACACAGCCCGCACCGCCTTCCAGCTCGGTCATCGCATCCTGCAACGCGAAGTGCGTCAGGGTGCCACGACGGCCATAAAAGAGTTCGCCTTTTGCCCGACCGGCGGTGGCGCGTTTCTTCTCTGCAACCGTATCAAAAACCAGCGAAGAGGCGCGCTGAATGACGCTGTTCACCGAGCCCTGGGTATAACGCTTGCTGCGTCCTGCACTGACGAGCGTGGTATCAATTTTTCTGGTGGTCATGAGTCGCCTTTACCGCTTCAGACTAAGCCTTCACGTTATCACGAAACGGCCAGCAGGGTTGAGACTCAATGGTGATTATCAGAGTGCGTCGCAGGAAAAAAACCGGCCCGCGAGCGGGCCTGAAATTGATGACAAAGTGTGGCCCGGTTAGCTGTGAGACCGAGCCAGTACAGGAAACCCGGTCAGAACGGAAAGGCGCTTACGCCAATCCCTGGCTCGCTCGGCCCGCGCCGTCCATGGCGCGGGACGCTTTCCTCCTCTGACCGGGTTCCCTGCATGTTGAGCTAATCCATCGCTGCCAGTTGCACCCTGATTCGAGTTTGTCAGCAGTCTGGGACCCGCAAGCAAGCCGGTTTCCATTGCCTTACATCACGCCCATCAGGCGCGGTAACCAGAGTGAAATAGCGGGAATATAGGTAATCAGCATCAGCACCAGGAACAGCATGCCGTAGAACGGCAGCATCGCCCCGACGACCTGCTCAATCTTCTGCTTACTCACCGCGCTGGCCACAAACAGCACGGTGCCGACCGGCGGCGTAATCAGCCCGATGCCCAGGTTCGTCAGCATGATCATGCCAAAGTGAACCGGATCGACCCCCAGCGCGGTGGCTACCGGCAGCAGCACCGGCGTCAGGATCAGAATCAGCGGCGCCATATCCATCAGCGTGCCCACCACCAGCAGCAGGATGTTGATACACATCAGGATCACATATTTGTTATCGGAGAGGCTGGTGAACGCTTCGGTAATAATGGTTGGCAGCTGCATAAAGGTCATTACCGCGCCAAACCCGGCCGCGAAAGCGATCAGCACCATCACGATGGTGACGGTTTTAATGGTGCGGAACAGCAGGATATGCAGCTGACTCCATTTAAAGTCGCGATAGATAAACATGGTGACGAAGAACGCCCAGATACAGGCAATCGCAGCGGACTCCGAGGCGGTAAAGATGCCGGAGAGGATCCCCCCCATGATGATCACGACGGTAAACAGCCCCCAGAACGCGTCGAAGAAAATCTTCAGCGCCTGACGAAACGGAATACGCTCGCCTTTGGGGTAGCCGCGTTTACGGGCAAAGCCCAGACACATCACCATCAGGCAGGCCCCCAGCAGCAGGCCAGGAAAAATCCCGGCGACAAACAGCGAGGAGATAGTCACCATGCCGCCGGTCGCCAGCGAGTAAATCACCGAGTTGTGGCTGGGGGGCGTCAGCACCGCCTGAACGGAGCCGCTGGCGGTTACGGCAGCCGCAAAGTCACGCGGATAGCCTTTCTCCTCCATCTGCGGAATCATCACCGAACCAATCGAGGCGGTATCGGCTACCGACGACCCGGAGATAGCGCCAAAAAAGGTTGAAGCGACGATATTAACCAGCGACAGCCCGCCGCGAATAAAGCCGACAAAGATATAGGCGAAGTTGACCAGGCGACGGGCAATGCCGCCCTCCGCCATAATCGCGCCAGCGAGGATAAAGAACGGAATGGTCAGCAGTGAAAATTTGTTAATCCCGTTGGTGACCTGAATCACCACCGCTTCCAGCGGCAGATCGATCCACCAGGCGCCGATAAAGGCGCTCAGTCCCACCGCAAAGGCGACCGGAAAACCTACCATCAGCAACACCAGCAAACTGCCTATCAAGATCAATGCATCCATTTTTCTGCTCCGCGTTAGTGGGTGCCGCCCAGCGTGACAATCGGTCGCTGGCTCTGATCGCCGCTCAGCAGGCGCTCAATAACAAACAGCAGGGTGAAAATTGCGCCAATCGGGATCGGCAGATACATCTCGCCGTAGGTCACCGCCGGAAGTGAGGCGAGGGTCT
This genomic window contains:
- a CDS encoding AraC family transcriptional regulator, whose protein sequence is MAHDALCHRLAQQVVTLMTHGRDRLCPVENVSLIYASQYRPRTPMMYQPGIVILFQGSKTGYLGSTVFQYDASKYLMLTVPLPVECETWASPEIPIAGLCLRVDTASLQDLLIEIGDDDQFQPQPQTSGIHSAWLTEPMLCAAERLLDVMTQPRDARVLGPHIVREIIYYVLTGPIGGALLSLMSRQTQFSLIARALRRIENHYAENLSVDALAAEVNMSVSAFHHNFKTVTQTSPLQYLKRYRLHQARLLMLHDGLKASAAAVRVGYESPSQFSREFKRYFGVTPGEEVSRVRQTVADPSV
- the parC gene encoding DNA topoisomerase IV subunit A, which produces MSELTQDGAERLALHTFTENAYLNYSMYVIMDRALPYIGDGLKPVQRRIVYAMSELGLSASAKFKKSARTVGDVLGKYHPHGDSACYEAMVLMAQPFSYRYPLVDGQGNWGAPDDPKSFAAMRYTESRLSKYAELLLGELGQGTVDYQPNFDGTLQEPKMLPARLPNILLNGTTGIAVGMATDIPPHNLREVAQAAIALIDAPKTTLDQLLDIVQGPDYPTEAEIITPRDEIRKIYQTGRGSIRQRAVWKKEEGEVVITALPHQVSGARVLEQIANQMRNKKLPMVEDLRDESDHENPTRLVIVPRSNRVDLDQVMNHLFATTDLEKSYRVNLNMIGLDNRPAVKNLHEILTEWLVFRRDTVKRRLNYRLDRVLRRLHILEGLLVAFLNIDEVIEIIRTEDEPKPVLMSRFGISETQAESILELKLRHLAKLEEMKIRGEQADLEKERDQLQATLASERKMNTLLKKELQADSASYGDDRRSPLCEREEAKALSETELVPSEPVTIVLSQMGWVRSAKGHDIDPAGLSYKAGDSYLAAARGKSNQPVAFIDSTGRSYTLDPTSLPSARGQGEPLTGKLTPPPGAVVEQVLMEPDDQRLLMASDAGYGFICTFSDLISRNRAGKALLTLPDNARVMTPMAVHHEDDMLLAITQAGRMLMFPVGELPQMSKGKGNKIISIPSAEAAAGQDKLAWLMILPPGSAITLHVGKRKMLLRSEELQKFRADRGRRGTLLPRGLQKIDRVELDTPARPASPDSEA
- the metC gene encoding cystathionine beta-lyase, which codes for MTTRKIDTTLVSAGRSKRYTQGSVNSVIQRASSLVFDTVAEKKRATAGRAKGELFYGRRGTLTHFALQDAMTELEGGAGCVLYPCGAAAVANAILAFVEAGDHVLMSGAVYEPTQDFCTKILAKLQVSTGWFDHCIGSEIGELVQPNTRVVFLESPASITMEVQDIPAIVAAVRAKAPEAIIMIDNTWAAGILFNALAHGIDISIQAGTKYLIGHSDAMIGTAVANACCIDQLRENSYLMGQMVDADTAYMASRGLRTLGTRLRQHEESAIQVAEWLAARPEVARVNHPALAQSKGHAFWQRDFNGSSGLFSFILQEKLDAPQLAEYLDHFHHFSMAYSWGGYESLILANQPEELAEIRPAGGVDFTGTLVRLHIGLEHVDDLLTDLEAGFARLTR
- a CDS encoding TRAP transporter large permease, with translation MDALILIGSLLVLLMVGFPVAFAVGLSAFIGAWWIDLPLEAVVIQVTNGINKFSLLTIPFFILAGAIMAEGGIARRLVNFAYIFVGFIRGGLSLVNIVASTFFGAISGSSVADTASIGSVMIPQMEEKGYPRDFAAAVTASGSVQAVLTPPSHNSVIYSLATGGMVTISSLFVAGIFPGLLLGACLMVMCLGFARKRGYPKGERIPFRQALKIFFDAFWGLFTVVIIMGGILSGIFTASESAAIACIWAFFVTMFIYRDFKWSQLHILLFRTIKTVTIVMVLIAFAAGFGAVMTFMQLPTIITEAFTSLSDNKYVILMCINILLLVVGTLMDMAPLILILTPVLLPVATALGVDPVHFGMIMLTNLGIGLITPPVGTVLFVASAVSKQKIEQVVGAMLPFYGMLFLVLMLITYIPAISLWLPRLMGVM
- a CDS encoding transporter substrate-binding domain-containing protein: MKKLILALLLASGAVQAQSHLDTVLSSKTLKVCTTGDYKPYSYLRPDGQYEGLDISMANALATSLGAKVEWVQTSWKTLMPDFLAKQCDIAVGGVSVTLKRQQTAWFAQPLDVDGKIPLVRCSDKERFQTIEQLNRPDVRLIEPAGGTNEAFVHSHLPEASLTLFHDNVTIFQQLVDNKADVMITDASEARFQQQHYPTLCAINPDKPLQYGEKAYMIPRDDISWKLYVDQWVHLSTATGEYRDIARQWIGAKP
- the ftsP gene encoding cell division protein FtsP: MSFSRRQFIQLSAGAALSASLLPHAAHAASSANGDTPLPVPPLLESRRGQPLFLTMQRSHWSFNGDNNKVPVWGINGLYLGPTVRVYSGDDVKLIYSNRLNESVSMTVSGLQLPGALMGGAPRMMSAGVDWAPVLPIRQAASTCWYHANTPNRMAPHIYNGLAGMWLVEDDIGKQLPLPKHYGVDDFPIIIQDKRLDNFATPVYDPPQDGGFLGDTLLVNGVRNPYVEVSRGWVRLRLLNASNARRYEMVLSDNRPFMVIASDQGYLPAPVAVQRLSLAPGERREVLVDMSQGDEVSITAGTAAGIMDRLRGFFEPSSILTSTLILTLRPTGLLPLVTDNLPMRLLADQILDGVAVRTREFRIGDSMPGINGALWDMNRIDTTAQQGTFERWILHADRPQSLHIQGVMFLIKSVNGAQPMGEDRGWKDTVWVDGSVELMVTFPQSSSDHFPFVYYSQTLELADRGTAGQLVVQPTA
- a CDS encoding DedA family protein encodes the protein MGVLHEIVQALWHQDFAALANPDVVWVVYGVMFLTLFLENGLLPASFLPGDSLLLLAGAMVAKGVMDFVPTMVILTTAASLGCWLSYLQGRWLGNTRLVKSWLMHLPAQYHQRAWNMFNRHGLMALLVGRFLAFIRTILPTMAGIAGLQNGRFQLFNWLSGVLWVGIVVAFGYGISQVPFIKRHEDQVMAILMILPMVLLVLGLSGSIVVIWKKRRQKRA
- a CDS encoding 1-acylglycerol-3-phosphate O-acyltransferase, which codes for MLLILRAIIVVIYSILICIFGCIWCLFSPRDPRHVATFGHLFGKLSTVFGLKVDLRRPEGAENYGNAIYIANHQNNYDMVTAAKMVQPYTVTVGKKSLLWVPFFGLLYWLTGNLLIDRDDRAKARGTIGELVDQFNRKRISIWMFPEGTRSRGRGLLPFKTGAFHAAVAAGVPIIPIVVSNTHGKIDLNRWNNGLVIVEMLPPVDVKAFESSSVRKLATHCRELMAAKLEELNAEVAEREKNGKI
- the dkgA gene encoding 2,5-didehydrogluconate reductase DkgA codes for the protein MADQPIIKLRDGNMMPQLGLGVWQASIEDARHAVLKALEVGYRSIDTAAAYKNEEAIGQALQETDVPREEIFVTTKLWNDDQQNVQQAMETSLEKLKLDQVDLYLMHWPCPEKDHYVDAWKKMIELQQQGLTKSIGVCNFHEAHLKRLLDETGVTPVVNQIELHPMLQQRTLHAWNALHQIQTESWSPLAQGGKGVFDQEIIKSLAKKYGKTPAQIVIRWHLDSGLVVIPKSVTPARIEENFKVFDFRLDKHEVSDIAKLDSGNRLGPDPETFN